The Arachis duranensis cultivar V14167 chromosome 2, aradu.V14167.gnm2.J7QH, whole genome shotgun sequence genome has a window encoding:
- the LOC107472707 gene encoding zinc finger A20 and AN1 domain-containing stress-associated protein 7, whose amino-acid sequence MASEHNNDNSTSYQPSEPRPCANGCGFFGTAGNRNLCSKCFRDLFLEEQRAASAKVVVEKTLLNGCVASGSSPSSDTTDSSVVPAAEPPSSSAAAAAPSGPVKPSNRCRGCNKKVGLTGFVCKCGATFCGVHRYPERHDCPFDFKGVGRDAISKANPVVKADKLDKF is encoded by the coding sequence ATGGCTTCTGAGCATAACAACGACAACAGCACAAGCTACCAACCTTCGGAGCCAAGACCATGCGCCAACGGTTGCGGCTTCTTCGGCACCGCCGGCAACAGAAACCTCTGCTCCAAGTGCTTCAGAGATCTCTTCCTTGAAGAACAGCGTGCCGCTTCAGCCAAAGTCGTCGTTGAGAAAACCCTTCTCAATGGCTGCGTTGCTTCCGGGTCCTCTCCTTCTTCGGACACCACCGACTCCTCTGTCGTTCCTGCGGCGGAGCCTCCTTCTTCCTCCGCTGCCGCAGCAGCGCCTTCCGGTCCCGTGAAGCCCTCGAACCGGTGCCGTGGTTGCAACAAGAAGGTTGGGCTGACGGGTTTCGTTTGCAAGTGTGGAGCGACGTTCTGCGGGGTTCACCGTTATCCAGAGAGGCACGATTGTCCGTTTGATTTCAAGGGCGTTGGACGTGACGCGATTTCCAAGGCTAATCCTGTTGTGAAAGCAGATAAGCTCGATAAGTTTTAG
- the LOC107472708 gene encoding uncharacterized protein LOC107472708 isoform X1 has protein sequence MVLQFLKHPFTISRGFHSDTTLTILSRFPTFNSPVRCVSAQIPTPFKGYATANSEKVLPVKKKKRLDEICLEKYQQYSRSIIQSWILQGKVHVNGKVVNKAGTPVSEKAVVEIIAEVPKYVCRAGHKLEAAIEQLGVNVAGKVALDSGLSTGGFTDCLLQYGASHVYGVDVGYGQVAEKIRRDDRVSIIERTNLRYLTELPQNVDLVTLDLSFISILLVMPAVVNVMKEDAALVTLVKPQFEARRSQVGKGGIVKDPSIHQEVGYIMGFCSCFNKFSVDSYSKVLDRIIKGVEDFGFCSKGWIESPLKGAEGNTEFLVHFTRTSK, from the exons ATGGTGTTACAGTTTCTGAAGCATCCTTTCACCATCTCTCGAGGTTTCCACAGTGACACAACCTTAACTATCCTTTCGCGTTTCCCAACTTTCAATTCTCCAG tTAGATGTGTCAGCGCTCAAATTCCAACTCCATTTAAGGGATATGCTACTGCGAATTCAGAAAAGGTTTTACCTGTGAAGAA GAAAAAGAGGCTTGATGAAATATGTCTTGAAAAATATCAGCAATATAGCAGATCCATCATCCAGTCATGGATTTTGCAAG GCAAAGTACATGTCAATGGGAAGGTGGTAAATAAAGCTGGTACTCCTGTGTCTGAAAAAGCTGTTGTGGAGATAATTGCTGAAGTTCCGAAATATGTATGTAG GGCGGGACATAAGTTGGAAGCTGCCATTGAACAACTTGGTGTCAATGTTGCTGGTAAAGTTGCTCTTGATTCTGGGCTGTCAACTGGAGGATTTACTGACTGCTTACTTCAGTATGGCGCATCACATGTTTATGGAGTTGATGTAGGCTATGGACAG GTGGCTGAGAAAATTCGTAGAGATGATCGAGTATCTATTATAGAGCGGACAAATTTAAGATATCTTACAGAACTCCCCCAAAATGTTGATTTGGTGACTTTAGACCTTTCATTCATCTCTATTCTCTTG GTCATGCCTGCTGTGGTTAATGTCATGAAGGAGGATGCAGCCTTAGTAACCTTAGTTAAACCACAATTTGAAGCTCGTAGGTCTCAg GTAGGAAAAGGGGGGATAGTGAAAGATCCTAGTATCCATCAAGAG GTTGGCTACATTATGGGTTTCTGCTCATGTTTTAACAAATTCTCCGTGGACAGTTATTCAAAG GTTCTTGACAGGATTATAAAGGGAGTAGAGGATTTTGGTTTCTGCAGTAAGGGTTGGATTGAGTCCCCTCTCAAAGGTGCTGAGGGTAACACAGAGTTCCTTGTTCACTTCACTAGAACCTCAAAATAA
- the LOC107472708 gene encoding uncharacterized protein LOC107472708 isoform X3, whose product MVLQFLKHPFTISRGFHSDTTLTILSRFPTFNSPVRCVSAQIPTPFKGYATANSEKVLPVKKKKRLDEICLEKYQQYSRSIIQSWILQGKVHVNGKVVNKAGTPVSEKAVVEIIAEVPKYVCRAGHKLEAAIEQLGVNVAGKVALDSGLSTGGFTDCLLQYGASHVYGVDVGYGQVAEKIRRDDRVSIIERTNLRYLTELPQNVDLVTLDLSFISILLVMPAVVNVMKEDAALVTLVKPQFEARRSQVGKGGIVKDPSIHQEVLDRIIKGVEDFGFCSKGWIESPLKGAEGNTEFLVHFTRTSK is encoded by the exons ATGGTGTTACAGTTTCTGAAGCATCCTTTCACCATCTCTCGAGGTTTCCACAGTGACACAACCTTAACTATCCTTTCGCGTTTCCCAACTTTCAATTCTCCAG tTAGATGTGTCAGCGCTCAAATTCCAACTCCATTTAAGGGATATGCTACTGCGAATTCAGAAAAGGTTTTACCTGTGAAGAA GAAAAAGAGGCTTGATGAAATATGTCTTGAAAAATATCAGCAATATAGCAGATCCATCATCCAGTCATGGATTTTGCAAG GCAAAGTACATGTCAATGGGAAGGTGGTAAATAAAGCTGGTACTCCTGTGTCTGAAAAAGCTGTTGTGGAGATAATTGCTGAAGTTCCGAAATATGTATGTAG GGCGGGACATAAGTTGGAAGCTGCCATTGAACAACTTGGTGTCAATGTTGCTGGTAAAGTTGCTCTTGATTCTGGGCTGTCAACTGGAGGATTTACTGACTGCTTACTTCAGTATGGCGCATCACATGTTTATGGAGTTGATGTAGGCTATGGACAG GTGGCTGAGAAAATTCGTAGAGATGATCGAGTATCTATTATAGAGCGGACAAATTTAAGATATCTTACAGAACTCCCCCAAAATGTTGATTTGGTGACTTTAGACCTTTCATTCATCTCTATTCTCTTG GTCATGCCTGCTGTGGTTAATGTCATGAAGGAGGATGCAGCCTTAGTAACCTTAGTTAAACCACAATTTGAAGCTCGTAGGTCTCAg GTAGGAAAAGGGGGGATAGTGAAAGATCCTAGTATCCATCAAGAG GTTCTTGACAGGATTATAAAGGGAGTAGAGGATTTTGGTTTCTGCAGTAAGGGTTGGATTGAGTCCCCTCTCAAAGGTGCTGAGGGTAACACAGAGTTCCTTGTTCACTTCACTAGAACCTCAAAATAA
- the LOC107472708 gene encoding uncharacterized protein LOC107472708 isoform X5, producing MVLQFLKHPFTISRGFHSDTTLTILSRFPTFNSPVRCVSAQIPTPFKGYATANSEKVLPVKKKKRLDEICLEKYQQYSRSIIQSWILQGKVHVNGKVVNKAGTPVSEKAVVEIIAEVPKYVCRAGHKLEAAIEQLGVNVAGKVALDSGLSTGGFTDCLLQYGASHVYGVDVGYGQVAEKIRRDDRVSIIERTNLRYLTELPQNVDLVTLDLSFISILLVGKGGIVKDPSIHQEVLDRIIKGVEDFGFCSKGWIESPLKGAEGNTEFLVHFTRTSK from the exons ATGGTGTTACAGTTTCTGAAGCATCCTTTCACCATCTCTCGAGGTTTCCACAGTGACACAACCTTAACTATCCTTTCGCGTTTCCCAACTTTCAATTCTCCAG tTAGATGTGTCAGCGCTCAAATTCCAACTCCATTTAAGGGATATGCTACTGCGAATTCAGAAAAGGTTTTACCTGTGAAGAA GAAAAAGAGGCTTGATGAAATATGTCTTGAAAAATATCAGCAATATAGCAGATCCATCATCCAGTCATGGATTTTGCAAG GCAAAGTACATGTCAATGGGAAGGTGGTAAATAAAGCTGGTACTCCTGTGTCTGAAAAAGCTGTTGTGGAGATAATTGCTGAAGTTCCGAAATATGTATGTAG GGCGGGACATAAGTTGGAAGCTGCCATTGAACAACTTGGTGTCAATGTTGCTGGTAAAGTTGCTCTTGATTCTGGGCTGTCAACTGGAGGATTTACTGACTGCTTACTTCAGTATGGCGCATCACATGTTTATGGAGTTGATGTAGGCTATGGACAG GTGGCTGAGAAAATTCGTAGAGATGATCGAGTATCTATTATAGAGCGGACAAATTTAAGATATCTTACAGAACTCCCCCAAAATGTTGATTTGGTGACTTTAGACCTTTCATTCATCTCTATTCTCTTG GTAGGAAAAGGGGGGATAGTGAAAGATCCTAGTATCCATCAAGAG GTTCTTGACAGGATTATAAAGGGAGTAGAGGATTTTGGTTTCTGCAGTAAGGGTTGGATTGAGTCCCCTCTCAAAGGTGCTGAGGGTAACACAGAGTTCCTTGTTCACTTCACTAGAACCTCAAAATAA
- the LOC107472708 gene encoding uncharacterized protein LOC107472708 isoform X4: MVLQFLKHPFTISRGFHSDTTLTILSRFPTFNSPVRCVSAQIPTPFKGYATANSEKVLPVKKKKRLDEICLEKYQQYSRSIIQSWILQGKVHVNGKVVNKAGTPVSEKAVVEIIAEVPKYVCRAGHKLEAAIEQLGVNVAGKVALDSGLSTGGFTDCLLQYGASHVYGVDVGYGQVAEKIRRDDRVSIIERTNLRYLTELPQNVDLVTLDLSFISILLVGKGGIVKDPSIHQEVGYIMGFCSCFNKFSVDSYSKVLDRIIKGVEDFGFCSKGWIESPLKGAEGNTEFLVHFTRTSK, encoded by the exons ATGGTGTTACAGTTTCTGAAGCATCCTTTCACCATCTCTCGAGGTTTCCACAGTGACACAACCTTAACTATCCTTTCGCGTTTCCCAACTTTCAATTCTCCAG tTAGATGTGTCAGCGCTCAAATTCCAACTCCATTTAAGGGATATGCTACTGCGAATTCAGAAAAGGTTTTACCTGTGAAGAA GAAAAAGAGGCTTGATGAAATATGTCTTGAAAAATATCAGCAATATAGCAGATCCATCATCCAGTCATGGATTTTGCAAG GCAAAGTACATGTCAATGGGAAGGTGGTAAATAAAGCTGGTACTCCTGTGTCTGAAAAAGCTGTTGTGGAGATAATTGCTGAAGTTCCGAAATATGTATGTAG GGCGGGACATAAGTTGGAAGCTGCCATTGAACAACTTGGTGTCAATGTTGCTGGTAAAGTTGCTCTTGATTCTGGGCTGTCAACTGGAGGATTTACTGACTGCTTACTTCAGTATGGCGCATCACATGTTTATGGAGTTGATGTAGGCTATGGACAG GTGGCTGAGAAAATTCGTAGAGATGATCGAGTATCTATTATAGAGCGGACAAATTTAAGATATCTTACAGAACTCCCCCAAAATGTTGATTTGGTGACTTTAGACCTTTCATTCATCTCTATTCTCTTG GTAGGAAAAGGGGGGATAGTGAAAGATCCTAGTATCCATCAAGAG GTTGGCTACATTATGGGTTTCTGCTCATGTTTTAACAAATTCTCCGTGGACAGTTATTCAAAG GTTCTTGACAGGATTATAAAGGGAGTAGAGGATTTTGGTTTCTGCAGTAAGGGTTGGATTGAGTCCCCTCTCAAAGGTGCTGAGGGTAACACAGAGTTCCTTGTTCACTTCACTAGAACCTCAAAATAA
- the LOC107472708 gene encoding uncharacterized protein LOC107472708 isoform X2, translating into MVLQFLKHPFTISRVRCVSAQIPTPFKGYATANSEKVLPVKKKKRLDEICLEKYQQYSRSIIQSWILQGKVHVNGKVVNKAGTPVSEKAVVEIIAEVPKYVCRAGHKLEAAIEQLGVNVAGKVALDSGLSTGGFTDCLLQYGASHVYGVDVGYGQVAEKIRRDDRVSIIERTNLRYLTELPQNVDLVTLDLSFISILLVMPAVVNVMKEDAALVTLVKPQFEARRSQVGKGGIVKDPSIHQEVGYIMGFCSCFNKFSVDSYSKVLDRIIKGVEDFGFCSKGWIESPLKGAEGNTEFLVHFTRTSK; encoded by the exons ATGGTGTTACAGTTTCTGAAGCATCCTTTCACCATCTCTCGAG tTAGATGTGTCAGCGCTCAAATTCCAACTCCATTTAAGGGATATGCTACTGCGAATTCAGAAAAGGTTTTACCTGTGAAGAA GAAAAAGAGGCTTGATGAAATATGTCTTGAAAAATATCAGCAATATAGCAGATCCATCATCCAGTCATGGATTTTGCAAG GCAAAGTACATGTCAATGGGAAGGTGGTAAATAAAGCTGGTACTCCTGTGTCTGAAAAAGCTGTTGTGGAGATAATTGCTGAAGTTCCGAAATATGTATGTAG GGCGGGACATAAGTTGGAAGCTGCCATTGAACAACTTGGTGTCAATGTTGCTGGTAAAGTTGCTCTTGATTCTGGGCTGTCAACTGGAGGATTTACTGACTGCTTACTTCAGTATGGCGCATCACATGTTTATGGAGTTGATGTAGGCTATGGACAG GTGGCTGAGAAAATTCGTAGAGATGATCGAGTATCTATTATAGAGCGGACAAATTTAAGATATCTTACAGAACTCCCCCAAAATGTTGATTTGGTGACTTTAGACCTTTCATTCATCTCTATTCTCTTG GTCATGCCTGCTGTGGTTAATGTCATGAAGGAGGATGCAGCCTTAGTAACCTTAGTTAAACCACAATTTGAAGCTCGTAGGTCTCAg GTAGGAAAAGGGGGGATAGTGAAAGATCCTAGTATCCATCAAGAG GTTGGCTACATTATGGGTTTCTGCTCATGTTTTAACAAATTCTCCGTGGACAGTTATTCAAAG GTTCTTGACAGGATTATAAAGGGAGTAGAGGATTTTGGTTTCTGCAGTAAGGGTTGGATTGAGTCCCCTCTCAAAGGTGCTGAGGGTAACACAGAGTTCCTTGTTCACTTCACTAGAACCTCAAAATAA
- the LOC107472709 gene encoding ubiquitin-like-conjugating enzyme ATG10 isoform X1, which translates to MDQKESVRDITPWDGTLSSSDFFSAACAFSEKWKRFSASVPPWLWVPSRKHHLLSSHKEEGYLSLEGMCLIKSSEEQESCRSQTWKEESSISQEEEAVDNATLVQSSCDEVNHYDFHIVYSPSYRVPVLYFRSYHSDGQPLPFGEIEKDLPDHSAKIRSESKWTFITQEEHPYLNRPWYKLHPCGTSEWMKLLFLGDTALNKNGFVIEHYLVSWFSVIGQVVGLKIPLGMLETVSC; encoded by the exons ATGGACCAGAAAGAATCTGTTAGGGACATAACTCCTTGGGATGGGACTCTTTCTTCAAGTGACTTTTTTAGTGCTGCTTGTGCCTTTTCTGAGAAGTGGAAAAGGTTCAGTGCATCTGTTCCTCCATGGCTTTGGGTACCATCTCGAAAGCATCATTTATTATCTTCTCATAAG GAGGAAGGATACTTATCACTAGAGGGCATGTGCCTTATCAAATCAAGTGAG GAGCAAGAGAGTTGTAGAAGTCAAACATGGAAAGAAGAGAGCAGCATCtctcaagaagaagaagctgtaGACAATGCCACTTTA gtCCAGAGCAGTTGTGATGAAGTAAACCACTATGATTTTCACATTGTTTACAGCCCTTCATATAGAGTTCCGGTGTTGTATTTTCGTTCTTACCATAGTG ATGGGCAACCTTTGCCGTTTGGTGAAATTGAAAAGGACCTTCCTGATCACTCTGCAAAGATACGCTCAGAATCTAAATGGACTTTTATAACTCAGGAG GAACACCCATATTTGAACAGACCTTGGTACAAGTTACATCCATGTGGGACAAGTGAGTGGATGAAGCTGCTATTCCTTGGCGATACAGCTTTGAATAAAAATGGTTTTGTTATTGAACACTATCTGGTTTCATGGTTCTCTGTCATTGGACAAGTGGTTGGTCTTAAAATCCCTTTGGGAATGTTGGAGACTGTGAGTTGCTAA
- the LOC107472709 gene encoding ubiquitin-like-conjugating enzyme ATG10 isoform X2 encodes MDQKESVRDITPWDGTLSSSDFFSAACAFSEKWKRFSASVPPWLWVPSRKHHLLSSHKEEGYLSLEGMCLIKSSEEQESCRSQTWKEESSISQEEEAVDNATLVYGQPLPFGEIEKDLPDHSAKIRSESKWTFITQEEHPYLNRPWYKLHPCGTSEWMKLLFLGDTALNKNGFVIEHYLVSWFSVIGQVVGLKIPLGMLETVSC; translated from the exons ATGGACCAGAAAGAATCTGTTAGGGACATAACTCCTTGGGATGGGACTCTTTCTTCAAGTGACTTTTTTAGTGCTGCTTGTGCCTTTTCTGAGAAGTGGAAAAGGTTCAGTGCATCTGTTCCTCCATGGCTTTGGGTACCATCTCGAAAGCATCATTTATTATCTTCTCATAAG GAGGAAGGATACTTATCACTAGAGGGCATGTGCCTTATCAAATCAAGTGAG GAGCAAGAGAGTTGTAGAAGTCAAACATGGAAAGAAGAGAGCAGCATCtctcaagaagaagaagctgtaGACAATGCCACTTTAGTAT ATGGGCAACCTTTGCCGTTTGGTGAAATTGAAAAGGACCTTCCTGATCACTCTGCAAAGATACGCTCAGAATCTAAATGGACTTTTATAACTCAGGAG GAACACCCATATTTGAACAGACCTTGGTACAAGTTACATCCATGTGGGACAAGTGAGTGGATGAAGCTGCTATTCCTTGGCGATACAGCTTTGAATAAAAATGGTTTTGTTATTGAACACTATCTGGTTTCATGGTTCTCTGTCATTGGACAAGTGGTTGGTCTTAAAATCCCTTTGGGAATGTTGGAGACTGTGAGTTGCTAA